A single region of the Desulfocurvibacter africanus subsp. africanus DSM 2603 genome encodes:
- a CDS encoding AMP-binding protein, translating to MATSVGRYANAAERLLESGLARTPGKAALIFDGSVTNYEQLFHQAISFGNLIRTKGIAPGDRVAILLPDCPAFVQTFLGAMLAGAVPVPMSPAAPTEQLEFMLADSGARALVLEQGRTAISPFSGFTIQCGLAGVDARLDASGFSPHVPAHDDLAFMLYTSGSTGKPKGVPHRHADLGVPLEAWGRPVLGITSDDVLLSASKLSFSYGLQVQLAVGLAAGATIVLHSGQSDGDSLLALMTEVRPTIICAVPSVYALLTRTLFEPCDLSPLRLCVSSGEAMPAALHEAWRGLTGLEVVEGFGSTEAFTTCMSNRPGHNRPGTMGTPVPGFDARIVDEQGREVAPGAEGRLQIRGPGIIPYYWNRPDSTAKSLLLGGWLDTGDRCVRASDGYRHLGRSDDLIRSGGQWVSPFPVEICLREHPAVADCAVAACRIQGLEYPGAFVVLRSQHPPHAELAGELRRYMAGRLPRHMCPVRVAFVEELPRTVTGKVQRHRLRQ from the coding sequence ATGGCTACATCAGTCGGCCGCTACGCAAACGCTGCGGAACGGCTGCTTGAATCGGGGCTCGCGCGAACCCCCGGCAAGGCAGCTCTCATCTTCGACGGCTCGGTCACGAATTATGAACAGCTGTTCCACCAGGCGATATCCTTTGGAAATCTGATAAGGACCAAGGGCATCGCGCCTGGGGACCGGGTGGCCATCCTGCTTCCGGACTGCCCGGCCTTTGTTCAGACTTTCCTTGGAGCCATGCTCGCTGGCGCCGTGCCCGTGCCGATGAGTCCAGCCGCGCCTACGGAGCAGTTGGAGTTCATGCTCGCGGACTCGGGCGCACGGGCACTGGTGTTGGAGCAGGGTAGGACAGCCATTTCGCCTTTTAGCGGATTCACCATTCAATGCGGCCTCGCAGGAGTCGACGCAAGATTGGACGCATCCGGCTTCTCACCGCACGTTCCCGCGCACGATGACTTGGCCTTCATGCTCTATACCTCCGGGTCTACGGGCAAGCCCAAGGGTGTGCCGCATAGGCATGCCGACTTGGGAGTTCCGCTGGAAGCCTGGGGACGTCCGGTGCTGGGGATAACATCGGATGACGTGCTCCTGAGCGCGAGCAAACTATCCTTCTCTTATGGGCTCCAGGTGCAGTTAGCGGTGGGTTTGGCTGCCGGAGCCACGATTGTCCTCCATTCCGGCCAATCGGATGGAGACTCGCTTTTGGCCCTTATGACTGAAGTCCGGCCAACGATCATTTGCGCCGTCCCGTCCGTCTATGCGCTTCTGACTCGCACCTTGTTCGAACCGTGCGATCTCTCTCCGCTACGCCTGTGCGTTTCCTCCGGCGAGGCCATGCCTGCGGCCTTGCATGAGGCGTGGCGCGGCCTGACGGGACTGGAGGTAGTGGAAGGCTTTGGCTCCACCGAGGCCTTCACCACATGCATGTCGAACCGCCCAGGCCACAATAGACCCGGAACCATGGGCACGCCTGTGCCTGGCTTCGATGCGCGCATCGTGGATGAACAGGGACGCGAGGTCGCTCCGGGTGCGGAGGGCCGGCTGCAAATACGGGGCCCTGGTATCATACCCTACTACTGGAACAGGCCCGACAGCACGGCCAAGTCCTTGCTGCTCGGAGGCTGGCTGGACACTGGAGATCGTTGCGTGCGGGCGTCCGATGGCTACCGTCACCTGGGGCGCTCGGACGACCTAATTCGTTCTGGCGGGCAATGGGTCTCGCCGTTCCCAGTGGAGATTTGCCTGCGCGAGCACCCGGCCGTGGCGGACTGCGCGGTGGCGGCCTGCCGTATCCAGGGTCTGGAGTACCCCGGAGCGTTCGTGGTCCTGCGCTCACAGCACCCCCCCCATGCGGAATTAGCCGGAGAGCTTCGCCGCTATATGGCGGGACGCTTGCCACGCCACATGTGCCCGGTGCGGGTGGCCTTTGTAGAGGAGTTGCCACGAACCGTCACGGGCAAGGTGCAGCGCCACAGATTACGGCAATGA
- a CDS encoding ABC transporter permease codes for MSRRPRWQGLAFCLAMGLAWEAVALVGLFPSRLFPPFSLVLTKLMDLNIQGTLPSALAVTLGHMAAGFFLAAMLSIPCGIAMGHSRRIEDLFSPTVESLRSLPPGVVVLPAMLFLGIGGLMHVFVVFFACVFPILLNTADSVRSIPKPFLDTARNLGVGRLRLACEVLAPAALPGLFSGLKTAMPVAFIVAMISEMVGGSEGLGHYLLRSQRSFDIPEMYAGIIEASLAGMVLSKGLSILEMRCLTWYFARNSLLRNTP; via the coding sequence ATGAGCCGCCGGCCGCGCTGGCAAGGCTTGGCCTTCTGCCTGGCCATGGGTCTTGCTTGGGAAGCCGTCGCCCTTGTCGGGTTGTTTCCATCCAGGCTGTTCCCCCCATTTTCTCTCGTCCTGACCAAGCTGATGGACTTGAACATCCAGGGCACGCTTCCCTCGGCTTTGGCGGTGACCCTCGGGCACATGGCCGCCGGTTTCTTTCTGGCGGCAATGCTGTCCATTCCCTGCGGCATAGCCATGGGCCACTCTCGGCGCATCGAGGACCTGTTCTCGCCGACAGTCGAGAGTCTGCGCTCCCTTCCACCGGGCGTAGTCGTCCTTCCGGCCATGCTTTTTCTAGGTATCGGCGGCCTTATGCATGTCTTTGTCGTCTTTTTCGCCTGTGTCTTCCCCATTCTCCTGAACACAGCGGACAGTGTGCGCTCCATTCCCAAGCCATTCCTGGATACAGCGCGCAACCTTGGCGTGGGCCGTTTACGCCTTGCCTGCGAAGTCCTCGCACCAGCGGCCTTGCCTGGTCTCTTTTCCGGGCTGAAGACGGCCATGCCCGTGGCCTTCATTGTAGCCATGATCAGCGAAATGGTTGGTGGTTCGGAAGGGCTGGGACATTATCTGCTCAGGTCGCAACGGAGCTTCGATATTCCCGAGATGTACGCGGGGATCATTGAGGCGAGCCTGGCAGGCATGGTCCTGAGCAAAGGGCTTAGCATTCTTGAGATGCGTTGCCTTACTTGGTATTTTGCAAGAAATAGCTTATTAAGAAATACCCCCTAG
- a CDS encoding ABC transporter permease, protein MAGFLLLGGLSLVWEVIALGRWSSGQLPSIIEVAGRLLNSDARNLLAGELLATARLSLLGFTVGGLAGIALGLIHGLYPAVRQATGMFVEGLRPLPSVALIPLGLLFLGMDESLNVAITAFACCWPAFVGTRDAVRGVSPILLETAHGLGLKPGRIARHVILPAIVPEILTGLRIGLGIALAVEVSLEMVVSTRGIGALAMTAAFSGRTADLYAAIALVGLLGFTFNKGFVLLQRMAVRRYGLPVGGRA, encoded by the coding sequence GTGGCGGGCTTTCTACTCCTTGGCGGGTTATCCCTGGTATGGGAAGTCATTGCCCTGGGTCGATGGAGCAGCGGTCAACTGCCCAGCATCATCGAGGTGGCAGGCCGCTTGCTGAACTCGGACGCTCGAAACCTCCTGGCCGGCGAGTTGCTCGCCACCGCGCGTCTGTCTTTGCTCGGGTTCACGGTTGGAGGGCTGGCGGGCATTGCCCTGGGACTAATTCATGGCCTGTATCCCGCCGTGCGCCAGGCCACGGGCATGTTCGTGGAAGGCCTCAGGCCGCTGCCATCAGTGGCGCTCATCCCCCTGGGCCTGCTCTTCTTGGGTATGGACGAATCGCTCAACGTGGCCATTACCGCTTTTGCCTGCTGCTGGCCTGCATTCGTCGGCACGCGGGACGCAGTGCGCGGGGTGAGCCCAATCCTCCTGGAAACGGCCCACGGCCTCGGCCTGAAACCGGGGCGCATCGCCCGTCACGTGATCCTGCCGGCGATCGTGCCCGAGATTCTGACAGGCTTGCGCATCGGCCTGGGCATCGCCCTTGCCGTGGAAGTTTCTCTGGAAATGGTCGTTTCCACCCGAGGTATTGGCGCCCTGGCCATGACAGCGGCCTTTTCCGGACGCACGGCGGACCTCTATGCCGCGATTGCCCTGGTCGGCTTGCTCGGATTCACGTTCAATAAAGGTTTTGTCCTGCTGCAGCGCATGGCCGTGCGCCGCTACGGTCTGCCTGTGGGGGGCAGGGCATGA
- a CDS encoding acyl carrier protein, with protein MSVTREDLKKLLLAAGIKQDVVKGIEPDVPLTQQGVDSVDYPSLLETIKERLGVEIANEDACSLKTLSDFEKYLNKKK; from the coding sequence ATGAGCGTCACCCGCGAAGATTTGAAGAAGCTGCTGCTGGCTGCTGGGATCAAGCAGGACGTTGTTAAGGGAATCGAGCCTGATGTGCCGCTGACGCAGCAAGGTGTGGATTCCGTGGACTACCCGTCGCTCCTGGAGACCATTAAGGAGCGCCTGGGCGTGGAGATCGCCAACGAGGACGCCTGCTCGCTCAAGACGCTGAGCGATTTCGAGAAGTACCTCAATAAGAAGAAGTAG
- a CDS encoding ABC transporter substrate-binding protein: protein MKRCFVIGVLLCIAALSFHVPTWAEWLGPVRVGYIPIGDCLQLYVADELGYFRENGLKVHLRPIKGGPLIAMAVESGDLDVGWSNTVSLAVAHDKGFDFAILAPGAEQTTGPDHCTHSLLVARNSGLRSMGDLAGRTVAVNALANINDLAVKALLAEQGLDYSRVRLVEVPFPQMEAALASGSVQAALLTEPFITAALRKGTAEILVRTPHGVFGKRFLVATWFSRRAWIKAEPAKAEAFRKAVLRASDYIAANPESARDILARRAGIDPSLARGISLPLFPAESLEPELQGVIDQAYKYGLIKRPISPGSLLMNESH from the coding sequence ATGAAGAGATGCTTTGTCATTGGCGTTCTCCTGTGCATTGCGGCGCTCTCATTCCATGTTCCGACATGGGCGGAGTGGTTGGGACCGGTGCGTGTCGGCTACATCCCCATTGGCGACTGCCTGCAGCTATATGTGGCCGACGAGCTCGGCTACTTCCGCGAAAACGGCCTGAAGGTGCACCTGCGCCCCATCAAGGGCGGTCCGCTCATCGCCATGGCTGTCGAGTCCGGCGACCTGGACGTGGGTTGGTCCAACACGGTTTCTCTTGCCGTGGCCCACGACAAGGGCTTCGACTTCGCCATCCTAGCGCCCGGTGCCGAGCAGACGACAGGGCCGGACCACTGCACGCACAGCCTACTCGTTGCCCGAAATTCAGGCCTGCGCTCCATGGGAGATCTCGCCGGCAGAACCGTGGCGGTCAACGCCTTGGCCAACATCAACGATCTAGCCGTAAAGGCTCTGCTTGCGGAGCAAGGTTTGGATTACTCCCGCGTCAGGTTGGTGGAGGTGCCTTTCCCGCAGATGGAGGCGGCCCTGGCCAGCGGCTCGGTCCAGGCAGCCCTGCTGACCGAACCATTCATCACCGCGGCGTTGCGCAAGGGCACTGCGGAAATTCTAGTCAGGACGCCGCACGGAGTCTTCGGGAAGCGTTTCCTCGTGGCCACCTGGTTCTCCAGGCGGGCCTGGATCAAGGCCGAGCCCGCCAAGGCAGAGGCCTTCAGGAAGGCGGTCCTGCGGGCTTCGGACTACATTGCCGCTAACCCCGAGAGCGCGCGGGACATCTTGGCCCGTCGCGCGGGGATCGATCCTTCCCTGGCGCGCGGAATCAGCCTGCCACTGTTCCCGGCCGAAAGCCTTGAGCCTGAGTTGCAGGGTGTGATCGATCAGGCCTACAAATACGGCCTCATCAAGCGGCCTATCTCACCTGGCAGCCTGTTAATGAACGAGTCTCATTGA
- a CDS encoding ABC transporter ATP-binding protein translates to MLSIRSLGVAYQRNGQRTTVLDDISLDIDAGEFVSILGPSGCGKTTLLRCLAGLTMPTTGEILHNGARQAPGAGTAMVFQDYMNSLFPWKTVQDNVAFALHDRRLSRRERKEIALRQLATVGLAEHADRHPWELSGGMQQRVAIARALAREAGALLMDEPFASLDAQTRYALEDLLLDVWRRYAQTVLFVTHDIDESIYLSDRIVVLGDNPGVIRGIVAVDLSRPRHQLNTRADSRFTDLRAAIHDLLAVSGQT, encoded by the coding sequence GTGCTATCCATTCGCTCTCTGGGGGTTGCGTATCAACGCAATGGCCAGCGTACGACGGTTCTGGATGATATAAGTCTGGATATCGACGCAGGCGAGTTCGTCTCCATTCTCGGCCCCTCGGGTTGCGGCAAGACGACTCTATTGCGCTGCCTCGCCGGCCTGACAATGCCCACGACTGGCGAGATACTGCACAACGGCGCGCGGCAAGCCCCCGGCGCAGGCACGGCCATGGTCTTCCAGGATTACATGAACTCGCTCTTCCCTTGGAAGACCGTGCAGGACAACGTGGCCTTTGCCCTGCACGATCGGAGGCTGTCCCGCCGCGAACGCAAGGAGATCGCTTTGCGACAGCTCGCGACCGTGGGCCTTGCGGAGCATGCAGACCGTCATCCCTGGGAGCTTTCCGGCGGCATGCAGCAGCGTGTGGCCATAGCCCGAGCCCTTGCCAGGGAGGCTGGCGCATTGCTAATGGACGAGCCGTTCGCATCCCTGGATGCCCAGACCCGCTACGCTCTGGAGGACCTGCTCCTCGATGTTTGGCGGCGGTACGCGCAAACCGTCCTCTTCGTCACCCATGATATCGACGAGTCCATCTACCTATCCGACCGCATAGTCGTCCTCGGGGACAATCCCGGGGTAATACGGGGCATCGTGGCCGTGGACCTGTCCCGACCCAGGCATCAGCTGAACACCCGGGCCGACTCCCGCTTCACGGATCTGCGCGCGGCCATTCACGATTTGCTTGCCGTAAGCGGCCAGACATGA
- a CDS encoding PP2C family protein-serine/threonine phosphatase, whose translation MTLAQRLRYYLRANAIFLSVLAANLFSDLFSEAMFHDGLLALSSESMAFLERTEAWLRPFVLGGIYLLVYLYERPVRRHLRRTATGLARPEDSSVQVRRRLLNEPYFVAVLNLVVWFGLTLAVVPHLTLHGEDSELLTAVLFMGLNVGLVTAAAVFFLSEYAVQRFLAQHVLPASSPVSASGAVRMSLSVRMLMLFAATSLIPLLSFVELTYIRLPGMGSVWQDVSQHIRSHTLVFLTIGISLSMFMGHTMRRHFTAMIDALERIRRGDLSARVSVLRNDEMGYVSEVINEMAAGLEERERMRHSLALAKEIQQNLLPARPPKADGWELAATCLYSEETGGDFYDYLDLDNGAVGVAVADVSGHGVPAALFMVSVRALLRRNVASKVDLAEAVAALNRDLCRDAGGTGQFITLFLCRLEPDGKSISWVRAGHEPALLYDPASGRFEELEGNGMALGVVPEATFELGRMEIAPGQVLVIGTDGIPEARNESGEFFGKQRLRAVVRSSAGRGAEDTRNAVVAAVERFAPRLADDVTLVTIRAVPLNHG comes from the coding sequence ATGACCCTTGCCCAAAGGCTGCGCTATTATCTGCGCGCCAATGCCATATTCTTGTCCGTACTGGCAGCCAATCTGTTTAGCGACCTGTTCAGCGAGGCCATGTTCCACGACGGCCTGCTGGCCCTCTCATCCGAGTCCATGGCCTTCCTGGAGCGTACAGAGGCTTGGCTGCGGCCCTTCGTCCTGGGCGGCATCTATCTGCTGGTCTACCTGTACGAACGCCCCGTGCGCCGCCACCTGCGCCGAACCGCAACCGGCTTGGCCCGGCCGGAAGATTCCTCCGTGCAGGTGCGCCGACGGCTGCTCAACGAACCCTACTTCGTCGCGGTCCTCAATCTGGTCGTATGGTTCGGGCTGACGCTGGCCGTGGTGCCGCATCTCACGCTTCATGGCGAGGATAGCGAACTACTCACGGCCGTGCTGTTCATGGGTCTGAACGTCGGCCTCGTAACGGCCGCTGCCGTATTTTTCCTCTCGGAATACGCGGTGCAGCGCTTTCTGGCGCAGCATGTCCTGCCCGCGAGCAGCCCGGTATCCGCTTCCGGCGCAGTGCGTATGTCGTTGAGCGTGCGCATGCTCATGCTCTTCGCGGCCACCAGCCTCATCCCGCTGCTCTCTTTCGTGGAGCTGACCTACATACGCCTCCCGGGCATGGGTTCCGTATGGCAGGACGTTTCTCAGCACATCCGCTCGCACACATTGGTCTTCCTGACCATCGGCATAAGCCTCAGCATGTTCATGGGTCACACCATGCGCCGACACTTCACGGCCATGATCGACGCCTTGGAGCGCATACGGCGCGGGGACCTGTCGGCGCGGGTGAGCGTGCTGCGCAACGACGAGATGGGCTACGTAAGCGAAGTCATCAACGAAATGGCCGCGGGGCTGGAGGAGCGCGAGCGCATGCGCCATTCACTGGCCCTTGCCAAGGAGATCCAGCAGAATCTGCTGCCGGCCAGGCCGCCCAAGGCCGATGGCTGGGAACTTGCCGCGACCTGCCTGTACAGCGAGGAGACAGGCGGCGACTTTTACGATTACCTCGACCTGGACAATGGAGCCGTGGGCGTGGCCGTGGCGGATGTTTCGGGCCATGGCGTGCCAGCCGCTCTGTTCATGGTCTCGGTGCGCGCGCTCCTGCGGCGTAACGTCGCTTCCAAGGTCGACCTGGCCGAGGCCGTGGCCGCCCTGAATCGCGACCTGTGCCGCGATGCCGGCGGAACGGGGCAGTTCATCACCCTGTTCCTCTGCCGCCTGGAGCCCGATGGCAAGAGCATATCCTGGGTGCGCGCTGGCCATGAGCCCGCCCTGCTTTACGATCCAGCCAGCGGCCGTTTCGAGGAGCTTGAGGGCAACGGCATGGCCCTCGGCGTTGTGCCCGAAGCCACCTTCGAACTGGGCCGCATGGAAATAGCGCCTGGCCAAGTCCTGGTCATCGGCACCGACGGTATTCCCGAAGCACGCAACGAGTCCGGGGAGTTCTTCGGCAAGCAGCGCCTGCGGGCCGTGGTCCGCAGTTCGGCGGGCCGAGGGGCCGAGGATACGCGCAACGCCGTGGTCGCCGCCGTGGAACGCTTCGCCCCACGTCTCGCCGACGACGTGACCCTGGTGACGATACGGGCAGTGCCGCTGAACCATGGCTGA
- the ettA gene encoding energy-dependent translational throttle protein EttA translates to MSTIEPNKIIYSMVRVSKFYDKKPILKDISLSYFYGAKIGVLGMNGSGKSSLLRILSGVDQEFQGETVLSPGYTIGYLEQEPLANETRTVREIVEEGAAETVALLKEFEKINARFAEPMSDAEMDALITRQGEVQEKLDAAEAWDLESRLEMAMDALRCPPPDMPLNLVSGGERRRVALCRLLLQKPDILLLDEPTNHLDAESVAWLEHHLQQYAGTIIAVTHDRFFLDNVAGWILELDRGQGIPWKGNYSSWLDQKRERLRREEKAESERQKSLERELEWIRMSPKARHAKSKARIGAYEQLLSQNSEKQAKDLEIFIPAGPRLGQKVIEAEELGKGFGDRLLLSKVSFLIPPGAIVGIIGPNGAGKTTLFRLITGQEQPDEGRIALGETVKLAHVDQNRDTLEADKSVFEAVSGGRDTIRLGNREVNARAYLGRFNITGADQQKKIGMLSGGERNRVHLARILTEGANVLLLDEPTNDLDVNTMRALEDGLLSFAGCVLVISHDRWFLDRIATHIMAFEGDSRVTFFDGNFTEYEEDRKKRLGKEAEIPHRIKYRKLTRS, encoded by the coding sequence ATGAGCACCATTGAACCGAACAAGATTATTTACTCCATGGTCCGGGTGAGCAAATTCTACGATAAGAAGCCCATCCTCAAGGACATCTCGCTCTCCTACTTCTACGGCGCCAAGATCGGCGTCCTGGGCATGAACGGCTCGGGCAAGTCGAGCCTGCTCCGGATCCTGTCGGGAGTGGACCAGGAGTTCCAGGGCGAGACCGTGCTCTCTCCCGGATACACCATCGGCTACCTTGAGCAGGAGCCCCTGGCAAACGAGACACGCACGGTGCGCGAGATCGTGGAAGAGGGAGCGGCCGAAACCGTGGCCCTGCTTAAGGAGTTCGAGAAAATCAACGCTCGTTTCGCCGAGCCCATGAGCGACGCGGAAATGGACGCGCTGATCACCCGCCAGGGCGAAGTCCAGGAGAAGCTGGACGCAGCCGAGGCCTGGGACCTGGAGAGCCGCCTGGAAATGGCCATGGACGCCTTGCGTTGCCCGCCCCCGGACATGCCCCTGAACCTCGTCTCCGGAGGTGAGCGCCGCCGAGTGGCCCTCTGCCGACTGCTCCTGCAGAAGCCGGACATCCTTCTGCTCGACGAGCCTACCAACCATCTGGACGCTGAGTCGGTGGCCTGGCTGGAGCACCACCTTCAGCAGTACGCGGGAACGATCATCGCCGTGACCCACGACCGCTTCTTCCTGGACAACGTGGCCGGCTGGATCCTGGAACTCGACCGTGGGCAAGGCATCCCCTGGAAGGGCAATTACTCCTCCTGGCTGGACCAGAAGCGGGAGCGGCTGCGGCGGGAGGAGAAGGCCGAGTCCGAGCGCCAGAAGTCCTTGGAGCGCGAGCTTGAGTGGATCAGGATGTCCCCCAAGGCCCGGCACGCCAAGAGCAAGGCTCGCATCGGGGCCTATGAGCAGCTTCTGTCGCAGAACTCGGAAAAGCAGGCCAAGGATCTGGAGATCTTCATCCCGGCGGGGCCGCGCTTGGGCCAAAAGGTCATTGAAGCCGAGGAGCTGGGCAAGGGTTTCGGCGACCGGCTGCTCCTGAGCAAGGTCAGCTTCCTGATCCCTCCCGGAGCCATCGTGGGCATCATCGGCCCCAACGGCGCCGGCAAGACCACGCTCTTTCGCCTGATAACCGGCCAGGAGCAGCCGGACGAAGGCCGCATCGCCCTGGGCGAAACCGTGAAACTGGCCCACGTGGACCAGAACCGCGATACCCTTGAGGCGGACAAGTCGGTCTTCGAGGCTGTCAGCGGAGGCCGGGACACCATCCGGCTGGGCAACCGCGAGGTTAACGCCCGGGCCTACCTCGGCCGGTTCAACATCACCGGCGCCGACCAGCAGAAGAAGATCGGGATGCTCTCCGGGGGTGAGCGCAACCGCGTGCACCTGGCCCGGATTCTCACGGAGGGGGCCAATGTCCTGCTTCTGGACGAGCCGACCAACGATCTGGACGTGAACACCATGCGCGCCCTGGAGGACGGCCTGCTCAGCTTCGCCGGCTGCGTGCTGGTCATCAGCCACGACCGCTGGTTCCTTGACCGCATCGCCACGCACATCATGGCCTTCGAGGGCGACAGCCGGGTGACCTTCTTCGACGGCAACTTCACCGAGTACGAAGAGGACCGCAAAAAGCGGCTGGGCAAGGAGGCGGAAATCCCGCACCGCATCAAGTACCGCAAGCTGACCAGGAGCTGA
- a CDS encoding bifunctional folylpolyglutamate synthase/dihydrofolate synthase yields the protein MSERFVTFAEFSAYLDRLGLFHMDLTLDRVREFARRAGLGRPPFAVAHVLGTNGKGSTSTFLESIAREHSLKTGLYTSPHFLSFRERIKVGGRMLPEERWTCLANRAMSIGGDLGLTYFELLTCMAVLAFAEDGVELAVMEAGLGGRYDAVSAFETDLTLFTPIGLDHMRILGDTLVEIAADKADAMPQREGGGLAVTGWQEPEALAVLRSVAERKSARLLMADWLAVLPDGLRLRLAGPHQRQNALLALAGWRLITTALGREPDALAEARGLERAFIPGRLQHCPGVSGVSPDLLLDGAHNEPGLRALLAAVEELHPRPAALLFSCLKDKELSVMAPLAAGLTDGPILVTGLPGCERSRDPVEIATFFAALGRETWPFPDPEAALADLATFDGPVLACGSLYLLAALYTKRPECLENAASA from the coding sequence TTGTCAGAACGATTTGTGACCTTCGCGGAGTTCTCGGCCTATCTCGACAGGCTGGGCCTGTTCCACATGGACCTGACCCTGGACAGGGTTCGCGAGTTCGCCCGTCGAGCCGGTCTCGGCCGGCCGCCCTTTGCCGTGGCCCATGTGCTGGGCACCAACGGCAAGGGCTCCACATCGACTTTCCTTGAATCCATCGCCCGCGAGCACAGCCTGAAAACGGGCCTGTACACCTCACCGCACTTTCTCTCCTTCCGCGAGCGCATCAAAGTCGGCGGCCGCATGTTGCCGGAGGAACGCTGGACCTGCCTGGCCAATCGGGCCATGTCCATCGGCGGCGACCTGGGCTTGACCTACTTCGAGCTTTTGACCTGCATGGCCGTGCTGGCCTTTGCCGAAGACGGCGTGGAGCTGGCGGTCATGGAGGCCGGCCTCGGCGGCCGCTACGACGCGGTAAGCGCTTTCGAAACGGACCTGACGCTGTTCACGCCCATCGGGTTGGACCACATGCGCATTTTGGGCGACACGCTCGTGGAGATCGCGGCGGACAAGGCCGATGCCATGCCCCAGCGCGAGGGGGGAGGGCTGGCCGTGACCGGCTGGCAGGAGCCCGAAGCCTTGGCCGTACTCAGGTCCGTGGCCGAGCGCAAGTCCGCGCGGCTGCTTATGGCCGACTGGCTGGCCGTTTTGCCGGACGGCCTGCGCCTACGCCTGGCAGGTCCGCACCAGCGTCAGAACGCCTTGCTGGCCCTGGCCGGTTGGCGGCTGATTACAACTGCTCTGGGGCGCGAACCGGATGCCTTGGCCGAGGCCAGGGGCCTGGAGCGGGCCTTCATACCCGGCAGGTTACAGCATTGCCCCGGCGTTTCCGGCGTGAGTCCCGATCTGCTGCTGGACGGCGCGCACAACGAGCCGGGCCTGCGCGCGCTGCTGGCCGCGGTGGAGGAGTTGCATCCTCGGCCGGCGGCACTACTTTTCTCCTGCCTCAAGGACAAGGAGCTGTCGGTCATGGCCCCTCTGGCCGCGGGGCTTACGGACGGCCCCATCCTGGTGACGGGCCTGCCGGGCTGCGAGCGATCCAGGGACCCGGTCGAGATAGCAACGTTTTTTGCCGCTCTAGGACGCGAAACGTGGCCTTTTCCCGATCCCGAAGCTGCCCTGGCCGACTTGGCGACCTTCGACGGCCCTGTATTGGCCTGCGGTTCCTTGTATTTGCTGGCCGCTTTGTATACAAAACGGCCCGAGTGCCTGGAAAACGCCGCCTCGGCGTGA